A stretch of the Massilia sp. W12 genome encodes the following:
- a CDS encoding sigma-54 dependent transcriptional regulator, with translation MTAPRVLVVDDEQDLRDLLEITILRMGLDVDSAEDLQSARKLLAKHEYALVLTDMRLPDGMGIELVSEISSKFKNTPVAVVTAYGSAENAVVALKAGAFDYVTKPVALDQLRLLVQSALGLGQNKSAPEAAPGSRLIGASRAMQDLRAQIARLARSMAPISITGESGSGKELAAREIHAQSARANKPFIAVNCGAIPETLMEAEFFGYRKGAFTGASDERDGFFQAANGGTLMLDEVADLPLPMQVKLLRAIQERRVRKIGATAEEPVDVRIISATHQNLAEWVEKGKFRQDLFYRLNVIELSLPPLRERLDDLGVLTENILQRLGAAHGVQGRLSEAALHALSDYSFPGNVRELENILERALAFANDGVIEVSDLALKPGRSLSDMPQRPADIAGDGSLLHSAPPAAAPAAPAPAETPPPAAPPQAETQAAGGVQDVDGIAQAVAEFWRRKGQDLPSFLDQVEKQIIISALEQTTYNRTAAAELLGISFRQLRYQVQRLEIHDPD, from the coding sequence ATGACAGCTCCACGGGTTTTGGTAGTTGACGATGAGCAGGATTTGCGCGATCTGCTCGAAATCACCATCTTGCGCATGGGTTTGGATGTGGACAGCGCAGAGGATTTGCAGAGCGCGCGCAAGCTGCTGGCCAAACATGAATATGCGCTGGTGCTGACCGATATGCGTCTGCCGGATGGCATGGGAATCGAGCTGGTCAGCGAAATCAGCAGCAAATTTAAAAATACCCCGGTTGCAGTGGTGACCGCATATGGCAGTGCGGAAAATGCGGTGGTGGCCTTGAAAGCCGGCGCATTTGATTATGTCACCAAGCCGGTGGCGCTGGATCAGTTGCGTCTGCTGGTGCAATCAGCCCTGGGATTGGGACAGAATAAAAGCGCGCCGGAAGCGGCTCCCGGTTCGCGCCTGATCGGCGCTTCGCGCGCGATGCAGGATTTGCGCGCGCAAATCGCGCGCCTGGCGCGCTCGATGGCGCCGATTTCCATCACTGGCGAATCGGGCAGCGGGAAAGAGCTGGCGGCGCGCGAAATCCATGCGCAAAGCGCGCGCGCCAACAAGCCTTTCATCGCCGTCAACTGCGGCGCGATCCCCGAAACGCTGATGGAAGCCGAATTTTTCGGCTACCGCAAAGGCGCTTTCACCGGCGCCAGCGATGAGCGCGACGGCTTTTTTCAGGCTGCCAATGGCGGCACCCTGATGCTGGATGAAGTGGCCGATTTGCCGCTGCCTATGCAAGTCAAACTGCTGCGCGCGATTCAAGAGCGGCGCGTGCGTAAAATCGGCGCCACGGCGGAAGAGCCGGTGGACGTGCGCATCATCAGCGCGACCCATCAAAACCTGGCGGAATGGGTGGAAAAAGGCAAGTTCCGGCAAGACTTGTTTTACCGCTTGAATGTGATTGAACTCAGTCTGCCGCCATTGCGTGAGCGGCTCGACGATCTGGGCGTGCTGACCGAAAATATTTTGCAGCGCCTGGGCGCCGCGCATGGTGTGCAAGGCCGCTTGTCCGAAGCGGCTTTGCATGCCTTGTCGGATTACAGTTTTCCGGGCAATGTGCGGGAATTGGAAAATATCCTTGAGCGCGCTCTGGCGTTTGCCAATGATGGCGTGATTGAAGTCTCCGATCTGGCGTTAAAACCGGGCCGCAGCTTAAGCGACATGCCGCAGCGTCCTGCCGATATCGCCGGCGATGGCAGCTTATTGCACAGCGCGCCGCCCGCCGCCGCACCTGCCGCTCCCGCGCCAGCCGAAACGCCGCCGCCCGCCGCGCCGCCGCAGGCCGAGACCCAGGCGGCAGGCGGGGTGCAGGATGTGGATGGCATCGCGCAGGCGGTGGCCGAATTCTGGCGACGCAAGGGGCAGGATTTGCCCAGTTTTCTGGATCAGGTGGAAAAGCAGATCATCATCAGCGCGCTGGAACAAACCACCTACAACCGCACCGCAGCGGCGGAATTGCTGGGCATCAGTTTCCGCCAATTGCGCTATCAAGTGCAAAGGCTGGAAATCCATGATCCCGACTGA
- a CDS encoding ATP-binding protein, whose translation MKLLPAGLRPIEARESFWRSLQTFGLTRVVVASVLLVYTQFNAKGIEVAQQFQYPDTGVFYLLSAILLSLSAMYYRQHFTLQLLAQVTLDLVIIALLYIAAGGAKSGLAILFLLPLAGLAVLAPLMLALTYAAMVSLFLVLEGTYQVFLHMPEVPILQTGLYGVAFFTTVVVVSRLAGKLIRQEELALQRGRDLQMQLHINRIVIADVGDGILVLGDDSSIYSSNPAAQTMLGLHLDDIPDLGLTRLSDLPTMHAMVEAHRNWLQSLQQTGDASLPDTASQVFLSIRPLDEQSSYGGPLWSGRREQTVHLKVRFVRVHGAVGPDARTVLFLQDVGEIENQAQQLKLASMGRLTASIAHEVRNPLAAISHAAALLSEELNSKTQVRLLNIVGDNVTRVNRMIEDILQLSRKVQPNNEPLNLSRLLGEIRNEFEETHELPESLLMLGPPSQALVRFDPLHLREVVVNLLSNAVRYASGRPGSIKMLEVIRAGRLELHVQDDGPGISSEVRAHLFEPFYTTSSKGTGLGLYLARELCMNNGAMLDYEYRIDDGDMQLEDESSGRFVISFGAWEKEAKQ comes from the coding sequence ATGAAATTGCTGCCCGCCGGCTTGCGCCCGATTGAAGCGCGCGAAAGCTTTTGGCGCTCATTGCAAACCTTTGGCTTGACGCGGGTGGTGGTGGCCAGCGTCTTGCTGGTGTACACCCAGTTCAACGCCAAGGGCATCGAAGTCGCCCAGCAATTCCAATATCCCGACACCGGCGTGTTTTATCTGCTGAGCGCGATTTTGCTTTCGCTCTCAGCCATGTATTACCGCCAGCATTTCACCTTGCAATTGTTGGCCCAGGTCACGCTGGATCTGGTCATCATCGCCTTGCTTTACATCGCCGCCGGCGGCGCCAAGAGCGGTTTGGCGATTTTGTTTTTGCTGCCGCTGGCCGGCTTGGCGGTGCTGGCGCCGCTGATGCTGGCGCTGACTTACGCGGCGATGGTGTCGCTGTTTCTGGTGTTGGAAGGCACTTACCAGGTGTTTTTGCACATGCCGGAAGTGCCGATATTGCAAACCGGCTTGTATGGGGTGGCCTTCTTCACCACCGTGGTGGTGGTCTCACGTCTGGCCGGCAAACTGATCCGGCAGGAAGAGTTGGCGCTGCAGCGCGGGCGCGATTTGCAAATGCAATTGCACATCAACCGGATTGTGATTGCCGACGTGGGCGACGGCATTTTAGTATTGGGCGATGACAGCTCTATCTACTCCAGCAATCCGGCGGCGCAAACCATGCTGGGTTTGCATCTGGATGATATCCCCGACTTGGGATTGACCCGGCTGAGCGATTTGCCGACTATGCATGCAATGGTGGAGGCGCACCGCAACTGGTTGCAGAGTTTGCAGCAGACTGGCGACGCCAGTCTGCCGGATACCGCATCCCAGGTGTTTTTGAGCATCCGGCCCTTAGATGAGCAAAGTTCTTATGGCGGGCCGTTGTGGAGCGGGCGGCGCGAACAAACGGTGCACTTGAAAGTGCGTTTTGTGCGCGTGCATGGCGCAGTCGGGCCGGATGCGCGCACCGTGCTGTTCCTGCAGGACGTGGGGGAGATTGAAAACCAGGCGCAGCAATTGAAACTGGCTTCGATGGGCCGCCTGACCGCCAGCATTGCGCATGAGGTGCGCAATCCGCTGGCCGCGATTTCGCATGCCGCCGCACTATTGTCAGAAGAATTGAACAGCAAGACCCAGGTGCGTTTGCTGAATATCGTGGGCGACAATGTGACGCGGGTGAATCGCATGATTGAAGACATCTTGCAACTCTCGCGCAAAGTGCAGCCGAATAATGAACCGCTGAATTTATCGCGCCTGCTGGGTGAAATCCGCAATGAGTTTGAAGAAACCCATGAATTGCCGGAAAGTTTGTTGATGCTGGGGCCGCCCAGCCAGGCGCTGGTGCGCTTTGATCCCTTGCATTTGCGTGAAGTGGTGGTGAATCTGCTCTCGAATGCGGTGCGTTACGCCTCAGGCCGCCCCGGCAGCATCAAAATGCTGGAAGTGATCCGCGCAGGCCGTCTGGAATTGCATGTGCAAGACGACGGCCCCGGCATTTCCAGCGAAGTGCGGGCCCATTTGTTTGAGCCGTTTTACACCACATCCTCCAAAGGCACCGGGCTTGGCTTGTATCTGGCGCGCGAATTATGCATGAACAATGGCGCGATGCTGGATTATGAATACCGCATTGATGATGGCGATATGCAGCTGGAAGATGAGTCCAGCGGGCGTTTTGTGATCAGTTTTGGCGCTTGGGAAAAAGAGGCGAAACAATGA
- a CDS encoding PP0621 family protein — protein sequence MSRFLFWLALLLLVWLALKKKFKQRARPPSAPPPAGPGHLPVEAEKLLRCTHCQVAFPASEAVYDVQGRVFCSAEHQQQHTAS from the coding sequence ATGAGCCGCTTTCTATTCTGGCTTGCGCTGTTGTTGCTGGTGTGGCTGGCGCTGAAAAAGAAATTCAAACAGCGCGCCCGCCCGCCATCCGCGCCGCCGCCCGCCGGCCCCGGCCATTTACCGGTCGAGGCGGAAAAACTGTTGCGTTGCACCCATTGCCAGGTCGCCTTCCCGGCCTCTGAGGCGGTATATGATGTCCAAGGCCGGGTATTTTGCAGCGCTGAACATCAACAACAGCATACTGCATCATGA
- the ccsA gene encoding cytochrome c biogenesis protein CcsA has protein sequence MLIFCSTIAALLYLLCAFAPQRPDLRNGGVLLAWLLQAGFLWQQSFVPGGLRLGFAVVLSLTMWVSVAAWLLENRNLALDGLRVLMLPVAAVSCLLPLAFPGALQLLEHKSPLFGWHILIAILAYASLTIAVFHAVLMALQESRLHARQGQESWFGAILDRLPALLTMERLLFRLIAIGFTLLSLTVLSGIVFSEQLFGRPLRFDHKTVFTLLSWFLFGILLAGRSFRGWRGKTALGFTLSGFGALLLAYVGSRFVLEVILHRGSV, from the coding sequence ATGCTCATATTCTGTTCCACCATCGCCGCCCTGTTATACCTGCTGTGCGCATTTGCGCCGCAGCGCCCGGATTTGCGTAACGGCGGCGTGTTGCTGGCCTGGTTGCTGCAAGCCGGCTTTTTATGGCAACAAAGCTTTGTCCCCGGCGGCCTGCGTCTGGGCTTTGCGGTTGTGCTTTCTCTCACCATGTGGGTTTCGGTGGCCGCCTGGCTGCTGGAAAACCGCAATCTGGCGCTGGACGGTTTGCGCGTCCTGATGCTGCCGGTTGCCGCCGTCAGCTGCCTGCTGCCGCTGGCTTTTCCCGGTGCGCTGCAGTTGCTGGAACATAAATCCCCGCTGTTCGGCTGGCATATCCTGATTGCAATTCTGGCCTACGCCAGTCTGACCATTGCCGTATTTCATGCCGTGTTGATGGCGCTGCAAGAGTCGCGCCTGCATGCGCGCCAGGGTCAAGAGAGCTGGTTTGGCGCCATACTTGACCGCCTGCCGGCGCTCTTGACCATGGAAAGACTGCTGTTCCGCTTAATCGCCATCGGCTTCACCCTGCTCAGTCTGACGGTGCTGTCCGGCATCGTGTTTTCAGAACAATTATTTGGCCGGCCCTTGCGCTTTGACCATAAAACCGTGTTTACCCTCTTGTCCTGGTTCTTGTTTGGCATTTTGCTGGCCGGGCGCAGTTTTCGCGGCTGGCGCGGCAAGACCGCGCTTGGCTTCACCCTGTCCGGCTTTGGCGCTTTATTGCTGGCCTATGTCGGCAGCCGTTTTGTGCTGGAAGTGATTTTGCACCGGGGGAGCGTATGA
- a CDS encoding recombination-associated protein RdgC produces MWFKNLQIYRLPAPWAITPEQIEEALAPLKFVECSSQDMSTQGWVAPRGNDKLVYTVGKQMLLQMQYEKKLLPASVINQVAKARAIELEEKQGFKPGKKQMRELKEDITEELLPRAFSIKSSTRVWIDPVNGWLAVDAAAASKADDILKSLLKGIDKMPVTNLNVATSPGSAMTTWLAEDDAPGGFTVDQDTELSASGESRAKVRFVNHTLEPEDVRRHIAGGKQCTRLAMTWADRVSFVLTEGMAVKSVKALDVLKENEAQSFDDDERFDADFTLMTGELAKLIADLVLALGGEHKD; encoded by the coding sequence ATGTGGTTTAAAAACCTGCAAATTTACCGCCTGCCGGCCCCCTGGGCCATCACTCCCGAACAAATTGAAGAAGCGCTGGCGCCGCTTAAATTCGTTGAATGCAGCAGCCAGGATATGTCCACCCAGGGCTGGGTGGCGCCGCGCGGCAATGACAAGCTGGTGTACACCGTGGGCAAGCAAATGCTGTTGCAAATGCAATATGAAAAGAAATTGCTGCCGGCTTCTGTCATCAATCAAGTCGCCAAGGCGCGCGCCATCGAGCTGGAAGAAAAGCAGGGTTTCAAGCCCGGCAAGAAACAAATGCGCGAGCTGAAAGAAGACATCACCGAAGAATTGCTGCCGCGCGCCTTTTCGATCAAGAGCAGCACCCGGGTTTGGATTGATCCGGTGAATGGCTGGCTGGCGGTGGACGCCGCCGCCGCTTCCAAGGCCGACGATATTTTGAAAAGCCTGCTCAAAGGCATAGACAAAATGCCGGTGACCAATCTGAACGTCGCCACCTCGCCCGGCAGCGCCATGACGACCTGGCTGGCGGAAGACGATGCGCCGGGCGGCTTCACCGTGGACCAGGACACCGAACTCAGCGCCAGCGGCGAAAGCCGGGCCAAGGTGCGCTTCGTGAATCACACCCTGGAGCCGGAAGATGTGCGCCGTCATATCGCCGGCGGCAAGCAGTGCACCCGCCTGGCCATGACCTGGGCCGACCGGGTTTCCTTTGTGCTGACCGAAGGCATGGCGGTCAAGAGCGTCAAAGCGCTCGACGTGCTGAAAGAAAACGAAGCGCAAAGCTTTGACGATGATGAGCGTTTCGACGCTGATTTCACCCTGATGACGGGGGAATTGGCGAAATTGATCGCTGATCTGGTGTTGGCCCTGGGCGGCGAACACAAAGACTGA
- a CDS encoding PhaM family polyhydroxyalkanoate granule multifunctional regulatory protein, whose translation MIKPNNLPGAGMVNDTLDFVKNLWGSMQVPGVTTLPGMAAPTLSVEELDKKINDLKAVEAWMNLNLGMLRGSIQALEVQRGTIATLKSMGATLSNAVKGSGEDAANAEKSLLAVIPYASAFLFPNANPAPTTPDEMEKNIAAQAPPPPPETGAKPEDDAGADKKTPPDFAAQLAQTGGAWWGMLQEQFKQVVASAMAADKPVAKTRKKAPAAEPEKAPAKPRKAAPRRSPAAKAEAGVKKSSPRKKN comes from the coding sequence ATGATCAAGCCAAACAATCTGCCCGGCGCCGGGATGGTCAACGATACTCTGGATTTCGTCAAAAACCTGTGGGGCAGTATGCAAGTGCCTGGCGTCACCACCTTGCCCGGCATGGCCGCACCCACGCTTTCGGTGGAAGAGCTGGACAAGAAAATCAATGATTTAAAAGCCGTCGAAGCCTGGATGAATTTGAATCTGGGCATGCTGCGCGGCAGTATTCAAGCGCTGGAAGTGCAGCGCGGCACTATCGCCACCCTGAAATCCATGGGCGCCACGCTGTCGAATGCGGTGAAGGGCAGCGGCGAAGATGCGGCGAATGCGGAAAAGTCGCTGCTGGCGGTGATTCCCTACGCTTCCGCCTTCCTGTTCCCGAACGCCAATCCGGCGCCGACCACGCCGGATGAAATGGAAAAGAATATCGCGGCCCAGGCGCCGCCACCGCCGCCAGAAACCGGGGCCAAGCCAGAGGACGATGCCGGCGCGGACAAAAAAACTCCGCCCGATTTCGCCGCACAATTGGCGCAGACCGGCGGGGCCTGGTGGGGCATGCTGCAAGAGCAATTTAAACAAGTGGTGGCCAGCGCCATGGCGGCGGATAAGCCGGTTGCCAAAACGCGCAAAAAAGCGCCGGCGGCAGAGCCGGAAAAAGCCCCTGCCAAGCCACGCAAAGCCGCGCCGCGCCGCAGCCCAGCCGCTAAAGCCGAAGCCGGCGTGAAAAAAAGCAGCCCGCGCAAAAAAAACTGA
- a CDS encoding integron integrase, which yields MPDITPHTGTPPPKLLDQLRAKIRLRHYSIRTETQYVHWVRRFILFHGKRHPKDMGGPEVEAFLSNLALEGNVASSTQNQALSALLFLYREVLEQDLPWMDGVVRAKRPARLPVVLTEREVSAILERMHDTYGLLARLLYGTGMRVMECVRLRVKDIDFERCEILVRDGKGAKDRVTMLPRTLLQPLQTHLAWRKTLYEDDLAAGMAAVFLPNALARKYPHAELEWGWQYVFPAGSYSKDPRSNHTRRHHLDEKLLQRAMKRAVTAAGLAKPATPHTLRHSFATHLLQRGYDIRTVQELLGHADVATTMIYTHVLNKGGRGVDSPLDLL from the coding sequence ATGCCAGATATAACACCTCATACAGGAACTCCTCCACCCAAACTGCTGGATCAGTTACGGGCAAAGATTCGCTTAAGGCACTACAGCATACGCACTGAAACGCAATACGTGCATTGGGTGCGGCGATTTATCTTGTTTCATGGCAAACGGCATCCCAAAGATATGGGCGGGCCTGAGGTAGAGGCCTTTTTGAGCAATCTGGCGCTTGAAGGAAATGTCGCCTCGTCAACCCAAAATCAGGCCTTGTCGGCGTTGCTGTTTCTGTACCGTGAAGTATTGGAACAAGACTTGCCTTGGATGGATGGCGTGGTGCGCGCCAAGCGCCCGGCACGCTTACCCGTCGTATTGACTGAACGCGAAGTGTCGGCAATTTTGGAAAGAATGCATGACACCTACGGTCTGCTGGCCCGCTTATTGTACGGAACCGGGATGCGGGTCATGGAGTGCGTGCGTTTGCGAGTCAAGGACATCGATTTTGAGCGTTGCGAGATTTTGGTGCGTGATGGCAAAGGCGCAAAAGACAGGGTGACCATGCTGCCGCGCACGCTGCTTCAGCCCCTGCAGACGCATTTGGCTTGGCGCAAAACCTTGTATGAAGATGACTTGGCGGCAGGGATGGCGGCAGTTTTTTTGCCCAATGCGCTGGCGCGCAAGTATCCCCATGCGGAACTTGAGTGGGGATGGCAATATGTATTCCCTGCTGGCAGTTATTCAAAAGACCCCCGCAGTAATCATACGCGACGGCATCATCTGGATGAAAAGTTGTTGCAAAGGGCGATGAAGCGCGCCGTCACAGCGGCAGGCCTGGCCAAACCAGCAACCCCGCATACTTTGCGTCACAGTTTCGCCACCCATCTGCTGCAACGGGGATATGACATTCGCACTGTGCAAGAGCTGTTGGGACATGCGGATGTCGCCACAACGATGATCTATACCCATGTGCTGAACAAAGGCGGGCGAGGTGTGGATAGCCCACTTGATCTTTTGTGA
- a CDS encoding HEAT repeat domain-containing protein, which translates to MTEHNELRAALHSKDIAALWSALAKVSKCEGAPFLAEALLADWHESHEDIVFELGLIGDPRTTESIARAVVTTFQYMVEWDNIHEFQRKCAYALARIGSAESRVALENLAKHSDPYLRGAGEEGLEHWPLPYRKGEYA; encoded by the coding sequence ATGACTGAGCACAACGAACTGCGCGCCGCGCTTCACTCGAAAGACATTGCCGCGCTTTGGAGTGCTTTGGCGAAGGTCAGTAAATGCGAGGGTGCCCCGTTTCTTGCCGAGGCGCTGCTAGCAGACTGGCATGAGTCACATGAAGACATCGTCTTCGAGCTTGGCCTCATTGGCGATCCGCGTACCACCGAGTCCATTGCGAGAGCTGTCGTGACTACTTTCCAATACATGGTCGAGTGGGACAACATCCACGAGTTTCAGCGTAAGTGCGCCTATGCGCTGGCGCGAATTGGCAGCGCGGAATCTCGGGTGGCCCTCGAGAACCTTGCGAAGCACTCAGATCCATATCTTAGAGGGGCCGGTGAAGAGGGCTTAGAGCACTGGCCACTACCCTATCGGAAAGGTGAATATGCCTAA
- a CDS encoding dihydrofolate reductase family protein, producing the protein MGVLTFTINLTLDGCVDHQEGIADDETHALFTRLMNENGATLWGRVTYEMMEVYWPRVARGEVEVPPAMREWAIKLQAKPKYVASSTRKEFPWENSHHVGYDLRSDVERLKHANPDGVLLCGSRLACELDRLDLIDEYRLLVHPRLAGHGPTLYASGVPNTRRLELLSAQPLRNGAVAMHYRRA; encoded by the coding sequence ATGGGAGTCTTGACCTTCACTATCAACCTGACACTTGATGGCTGCGTGGATCATCAGGAAGGAATTGCCGACGACGAGACGCATGCCCTCTTCACTCGCCTGATGAACGAGAACGGCGCCACGCTGTGGGGGCGCGTGACATACGAAATGATGGAGGTTTATTGGCCCAGAGTAGCGCGCGGCGAGGTAGAAGTGCCGCCGGCCATGCGGGAGTGGGCGATAAAGCTGCAAGCCAAGCCGAAATACGTGGCTTCTTCGACGAGAAAAGAGTTTCCGTGGGAAAACAGCCACCACGTTGGCTACGACCTGCGCTCTGACGTGGAACGACTCAAGCATGCGAACCCAGATGGCGTACTCCTGTGTGGCAGCAGGCTTGCGTGCGAACTGGATCGCCTTGATCTGATCGACGAGTACAGACTGCTCGTGCATCCGAGGCTTGCCGGCCACGGCCCAACCCTGTACGCAAGCGGAGTTCCCAATACGAGAAGGCTGGAATTGCTCTCGGCCCAACCGCTACGAAATGGCGCCGTCGCTATGCACTACAGGCGCGCGTGA
- a CDS encoding IS4 family transposase: MSRKQAAQSWTDDEFGGLDLGDARLNNRARKLMETFATKPKASIPEACDNWTETQAAYRFMANPEVTWDGILAPHWARTMERMATQKVILCIQDTTELDFSGQNIDGLGPLNYEARRGMYVHPTYAVSPEREPLGLLDGWMWAREERGADGKRPASVKESERWIEGYERVAEQATQLPNTRLVYVADREADMMGMLRRAAELGTPADWLVRAKHDRCLADGESKRLWPETTAGMPLGEISFIMAGRGKQRARQVRQQVWAKRVLLRDGKRGKIEATCIVASEVQPPTGIKPVEWRLLTNRRAETLADASELIDWYRARWEIEIFFNVLKNGCEVEELQLSTMARLERALALFMVVAWRIAYLMRKGRTCPDLDATLFFDPDEIRAAYLLNKKKAPAMPGLNEVLRMVARVGGFLARKHDGEPGVKTIWRGLQDVQVSAQTIRTLREMGALQD, from the coding sequence GTGAGCAGAAAGCAAGCAGCACAGAGTTGGACCGACGATGAGTTTGGCGGACTCGATCTTGGCGATGCCCGCCTTAACAACAGGGCGAGAAAATTGATGGAAACATTCGCGACCAAACCGAAGGCCAGCATTCCCGAAGCATGCGACAACTGGACGGAGACGCAAGCGGCCTACCGCTTTATGGCCAATCCGGAGGTGACATGGGATGGCATTCTGGCGCCACATTGGGCGCGCACCATGGAACGCATGGCGACGCAGAAGGTTATTCTGTGCATTCAGGACACCACCGAACTGGACTTCAGCGGCCAAAACATCGACGGCCTCGGCCCGCTCAACTACGAAGCGCGGCGCGGCATGTATGTGCATCCGACCTACGCGGTGTCGCCAGAGCGTGAGCCGCTGGGCCTGCTCGATGGCTGGATGTGGGCGCGTGAAGAGCGTGGCGCTGACGGCAAGCGCCCCGCCAGCGTAAAAGAGAGTGAACGCTGGATAGAGGGCTACGAGCGGGTCGCCGAGCAGGCGACCCAGTTGCCCAATACCCGTCTGGTGTATGTGGCTGACCGCGAAGCGGACATGATGGGAATGCTGCGGCGCGCAGCCGAATTGGGCACGCCTGCCGATTGGCTGGTGCGCGCCAAGCATGATCGCTGTCTGGCTGACGGCGAAAGCAAACGCCTGTGGCCTGAAACCACGGCCGGTATGCCGCTGGGCGAGATCAGCTTCATCATGGCCGGGCGCGGCAAGCAAAGGGCGCGCCAGGTACGTCAGCAGGTGTGGGCCAAGCGCGTTCTGCTGCGTGATGGCAAGCGCGGCAAGATCGAGGCGACCTGCATCGTAGCATCCGAAGTGCAGCCGCCGACGGGCATCAAACCGGTGGAATGGCGCTTGCTGACCAACCGCCGCGCGGAAACCTTGGCCGACGCCAGCGAACTGATCGACTGGTATCGCGCGCGCTGGGAAATTGAGATCTTTTTCAATGTGCTCAAGAATGGCTGTGAAGTCGAAGAACTGCAACTGTCCACCATGGCCCGGCTGGAGCGGGCGCTGGCGCTGTTTATGGTGGTGGCCTGGCGTATCGCGTACCTGATGCGTAAGGGACGTACCTGTCCGGATCTCGACGCCACTTTGTTCTTCGATCCCGACGAAATCCGAGCGGCTTATCTGCTCAATAAAAAGAAGGCGCCCGCTATGCCGGGCTTGAACGAGGTGTTGCGCATGGTAGCCCGTGTCGGCGGTTTTCTCGCACGAAAACATGACGGGGAGCCTGGCGTGAAAACAATCTGGCGAGGTCTACAGGATGTTCAAGTTTCGGCTCAGACAATCAGGACTCTACGCGAGATGGGCGCATTGCAAGACTGA
- a CDS encoding DUF6000 family protein — translation MAGATVKHESPFASLVVPTDFEPLPAEIRESWVKPLYFGLGKSSAQELIKNNLHLATPALISRLLQQFDWRSRTCGTLLAILTEQSQFLDQIGKLLLRSDVCYAGSTYCLALAEFNEPQSVEYLEKYLAYYLKQKDLWFDQGQAISALMYLDAINSTKNSDKYRSDWSAFIENKPNWNLEAEFSRFGERIEQVHSLKQARG, via the coding sequence GTGGCTGGAGCCACCGTAAAGCACGAAAGCCCCTTTGCATCGTTAGTAGTGCCCACGGATTTTGAACCTCTTCCCGCTGAGATTCGGGAAAGTTGGGTAAAGCCACTTTACTTTGGGCTTGGCAAATCAAGCGCACAAGAGCTCATTAAAAACAATTTGCACCTAGCAACGCCAGCACTAATATCTAGGCTACTTCAGCAATTCGATTGGCGCTCTCGGACATGCGGCACTCTGCTTGCAATACTTACCGAACAGTCTCAATTTCTAGATCAGATAGGAAAACTGTTGCTGAGAAGCGATGTTTGTTATGCAGGTAGCACATATTGTTTAGCTCTTGCTGAATTTAACGAACCCCAGTCCGTTGAGTACTTGGAAAAATATTTAGCCTACTACTTAAAGCAAAAGGACCTTTGGTTCGACCAGGGCCAAGCGATATCTGCCCTTATGTATTTAGATGCGATTAATTCAACGAAAAACTCAGATAAATATCGTTCCGATTGGTCTGCTTTCATAGAAAACAAGCCAAACTGGAACCTAGAAGCCGAGTTTTCACGCTTCGGAGAACGTATTGAACAAGTCCATTCGCTCAAGCAAGCGCGCGGCTAA